GCATGTGatacttttgtctcacgttggTTCGCGGTAGGAGTTTATAATTGTTTACAAGATTATATGATTATATCTCTCTTCCACCCAGTTAGCCATCTTCGTGTGACAATAGTGGATATGAAGAAATTATTACTGCAGTTCACTAAATAAATTGTGTCTAACGAGGACCCGTGAGCGTAGAGCATGACAAAAAAGGTCAAGTCCAACCAATCATTATGTTTAGTTCATTCTCTATTTTCAGAATCTAACACAGGATTCGAACAAGAATATTGCAAAATACTTTCATGAATCCTCACAAATGATTTAAGATGTTTGATGACATAAGAATATCAAAAGTTGCAAGAACATGGGGGGTTTTTGGTCATGCAAGGTATGCCTTTTGTACATGAAATGAAACTCATGCAACTCTCATAGGAATTTCAAAGAATCCCCGACACTTGCAACAACACAGGATTTCTAGTCATGCAAGGTATTGTTTTTGTACGTGCCTGATTCACTAGATATTAGATCTCAGTCAAGCAAAAAAACCAGTCAGCTTAATGGAAGATCAACATTGAAAATCCTTTGCTTTCTAGCAAAGGAATTTGAAAGATTGGTGCAAATTTAACAATCAAGTTATACAAGGTTTGAGTTCCAATAATTTTCAGGGGATCGAATAATATCTTTATCTGTTACATCTCACATGACTTCAATTTCATGCTTTTGATTCCCGTAAGAACTACACCGCAAAAATTATAATAAGTTGCTTTCTTTGTCCTTTAACATAAAGTATTTGCGGTAGAGTGTAGACGAACCTGATTTACCAAGTTTGATGCCTTGGATATCACAACGCAAGTCTGTAAAATACACAAATAATGAGTACACACTTGGAATTAAACTGGATTGAAGGGGGAAAAACTTCAAAATCCTTAGCATAATCTTGCACAAATAATGGTGGAATGAGGTTTATGCAATGGTAAGTGTTCACAGAAGGTTTCACAAGGACGTAAATAACTCCAAAAGCGGCGCTCAAATATGGAACCTACAGTCAGCAAGAGACaagtcaaaaaataaaaatatagacAAAATAACAAGGGACAGCACCCATTTACAAGAGGATAGACGAATCCCAAATTTCTTCCTTGGCTTATTATATAAGAAATTGTCCGGACAGCATAATAAGCATATACATTGGTTAATGGCAAGTAAAGCTGCAAAAATGCAATGTACTGAACGAAAGCATTACAATGAGTATCTATGTTAATAGAGTGATCTGGGGATGCTATGTTGCTTTATATAAAACAATTATGAAACCATAAGTCATTGGGATCTAAATACTTAACATAAATACATATCTACAGCTATGGTTTTTCATGTTTACAAGTGCAGAGACTAGCACCTGTTGAAATTTAAGATGTATGGATAAACATACTGGAAGGAACAATAGTTGTAGACTAAGTGAGAAGAAGCATCGGTTTACGGCCATACTCATCCGGCAGCTGACCTAGGAGTGGAAGAACTATAGTCTTGAATATTCCAACAACCTACAAGCGCAAAGGGCGGGTAAAGTTCTTGATTAACTGAACTCAAAAGTAGTGTGTTATACTTGACTGGCTGAGAATGACCATGAAGCTTGGTTTTTGATTTGTTTGTCACTGGAATGTTTGATTCTTATTAACGTTTACCAGCCCAAAACAGACACTTGTACTTCAGCAAaatagaaaaatcatatcattaCTTTATTTACATTGATAGCATGAACTCGATTCTCCCCTTCCAACCCAGGCAGATGAATTAAAGATAGAGGCGGCACCGAGGGAGGAGTACGAGGAGCCAAGCTGAGTCAAGCCTTCTTTCTGGCCACTCAACTGTAACTCAAATTTTAATGAGGTTCAGCTTAGACAAtatttgtagaacccgtaaatcagtagacgtataagccatgcataattctagatttttaaatttaattgacttcattgcatgattattttaaatgcatttatttgaagttaattatttattatttcagttcagtaatttgatttttagcatttcagcattttcagtgaggccggaccggagttagaGTTtagagatagaatttaagattcgagaaatatttccagaagttaatttagctagcaagtaagttcatttaagttaaaaagaagtttaaggaattatttaagttagttgaggattttaatttaaattattggaggtgattaagaaatgagctcatttaagttacttaattaaggggttagttcactaaattaattaaaggattagtaaggctttcaaggattattagttgactagataaccaattttccccctaccatttatcatgcattttcggccacacccctagaagaacaaactaggacttgccaactcacctttgacccattcttggttgattagcatgctaattcttttagctatttttccaccttaattagttaatactagaccactatcctaacccttgtttggcatgataaaatcggccactatagtctagaaccacccaagagatcatttgatagcaattcaaaattcaaaattcaaatgcatgaagacttggtcttgatatgatcctatttttgtgcacccttctcctcaccttcataaccatcactccccctccacctccaccgaaaataagaccccttttcagtagaaaaaacgtgaataacagctagggagaaagggagaaaaatcgagagccaagaaaggtagagaagcaagccactccgtctcctccgcgccgtctcgtctcttcttttcgttttctttcgaaacgaaaccaggcatgtctagatttctttcaaacctcaatcaagtcatattatcatttatttttcagtacatgatcatgttttagcaagcaaaaaccgagatacatgtcaaaatattttgggaacacacatgcagaatttcggctcttcatggcaagcttcacgatttcttttggtttgtgagtttcaggtattggatcgactccaggctcccaaggcggcttgtatacatgtagtaggatgcattaggaccatgttggtccattcaaaccagccccatgcttgctggaaattcagaatgacagcaagttccccataagtgcagaaatgtgattcgaaatttcagttttgtgtcaagggttgtggatctgatcttggctgccccaagggcctttagccatggttggatcacttccctagcatgtctaagacgtgactaagtcgcccttttggtggcttggtccatggctcatcggtttttaaataatcaacaagaacagcccctttccccattcggcccttccatttttcagcatatggttcgtttcttttgtggcttggtgtggatcttggttggcctatggcccttagccacggttcatatcatgctcctagatgtctagatcgtgccatggtcaatcaaatggccattggaatgacacgagacatcgatcatagcataaacactacacatgcacgttgctctcggttggacccttcggttgagatttggtgtgatgcggattgtggctggcctagggcccttagccatggttcaaatcattccttgggatgttggtaagagtctctggtcggtggttcactcccctaatggccgatagtctcgaaaccaacgcgagtcttgtagtgcgcagctgctgtattttttttgacagcaagtatgctgctgttcagaagcgtcgtttgagttcttggttggctcttagcccatggccttggactggacagtgcctcattgagttacgaaggtcatgttttcgaccgttcgtcatttggatcatttttgaggtcgtacgagaatttacggtgcaatgtgccaaattgactctcgaaagagcgtttcgtgttttggcctccatttcacctagatttcgaccctatcattttaggaacattattttatgatttttcagcgtattttaatcatgactatacgtcagttcagtgtcggttcaggttggctctgagtcatgattaaatgcgaagtcattaggcgtcatagtcgcatcttttgaacgtaaattgcatagttggtcatgtttaaactattgcatatttttcatggcacagttaggttgcagcgagcctgggggacgatccaatccaatccagttggtaaaattacaggaattttcattacgccagttaattattttacgtgcattaaatagaaaatgattatttttgagatttatgcgatatggcttgtggttcattcactatgtgggagtgttattttatacggtcgccagtgaccgatcagttcagtatggtaccacccggtcgccagtgaccggccagctcagatcagtttcagcctccccggtagccagttaccgatcagttcagcttagtgcagtggccacaggcgtaaaacataatctcaacagaaaattttaccagatatttcagtacaggctccaaggagcaaatatttttacattgacttccagttcagttatgcacgtattataattgctcagtacagattattttcagtatgcctcaggacaggatattttatcacatgcatattttaaattcagatttttactcgttacctgcgatttatgcatgctgagtctttaggctcactagacttgattgttgtaggtactgatgaggccagggccgagggcggggaccagtgagccggcttgggtcggcagtagtggcacccgaggacctcagagcagcagttgttattttcttcgcaaacaatttttatcagttgttggatatttttaaatcgtggttgttggcaaaactttgattttcttccgctgcaatattttgaaatattgaacttgattcaccagtgattttatgaatgaggccatttaagttcttttaaaaagaaaatttttaattttccgcaaattttcaagcaagtagttcgagggccttcacaatATTGTTTAAACTGTAAGCTGGCTCATTTGTCTACGCCTCTCCGCGaaagaaaacaaataaaaaaactaCACACAGTTTGCTGGAATCCATTAAAAACTGGATATGGACAACAATAGGAGCTTGAAATTCGTCATCAAAATATCACTGATACATCTTTTCTCGATTAATTTCGTTTGTTTTTAAGTTTAAAAATATATCCCGAAAGTCATTTCATGtgttaatattatatttgagtTAGTAAGATATATAGAACTAATATTATTCgagatgttttaaaaaaatgtaaaatatagtatgcttataatttatatttgattatttttttatgagatACACAAACAATAGTGTGTTACGTATGAGATAATGCGATATTACTTGGTGGAAGTGATTCTGTTGTACGTTGTGCTTTCGTAAATTGTATACTGGCTCTCCACCATTTGAGGCGTCTGGGAACTTGACGCTACACAACACCAACACATCCAAAAAGTAATATACATATCGAGTTTGTAAAAACTGATCCCGAATCCGAAAACTCATCCAAAACTTCGAACCTCGATGTCAGATGTGTTGTTATAAACCACCCGCTCGTAGATGGATTTTTGGTTCCCATAAATCTGTTCATTCGACGGGAAAGTGTGCACGCTAACTTTTTTCCAACTACACTTTTCATTTCCAATATACAAATATGTCTAGAAATTTTGGGAAGTCACTCATTTGGGAAACtacttttaaaaattaaaaaggaaaaaaaataggACACATAATTTCAATCTAGGAACCCGACTGTTACCCTGGATTCTTAGCTGCTTTAGCAAAAGACACGCAAACCAAACAGATAACACCAAAACTTCATTAACTTGTCAACCATTTGGAAGAAAGATTTAGATGGAAGAAAGTAAGAAACATAAGTAACAGAAGTAAGAAATCAAAAAACTTGATTTAACTTATGAAAGTGCCATGTCTAGCTGCCTCTTTCATCCATATTCAACATGAACATATGCTTCCTATGTTACTTTCAAAGCAAGATGAAAACCAGAATTATTTCCTCAACATAATACTAGGAAAAAGCATGACAAACATTAAAAGGGCATTGATGAAATATAAAACAGCAGAAACCGGGGGAAAAGAAGAGACGGATTGCACGGGAAGCTACTTAAACCTGCAGATATATGAGAATGCAAGCTATTCGTTTGGTGCTCCAGTTAATGCTACATCTTCTTCTTCAGCATCGAGCTCCTGTTCCACACCTTTGACTTCAGGCACATAGTGCATGAGCATATTCTCAATGCCAGATTTTAATGTAACAGATGAGCTGGGACATCCACTGCAAGCTCCTTGCATTCTTAGCTTAACTATCCCTGTGTCTGTATCAAAACCAACATATTCGATATCCCCGCCATCATCTTGTACTGCTGGACGGATACGAGTCTCTAATAATTCTTTGATCATAGCAACCGTCTCCGAATCATCTTCGTGGATAGCCGTGTCCATAGAAGCTGCGGTGTTTGAATCAAGGATCAATGGCTGCTCGGAGGAATAGAAATCCATGATCGCTGCAAAGATTTGTGGTTTTAGAAAATCCCATGAATTGTCCTCTGACTTGGTCACTGTCACGAAATCTGATCCAAAGAAGACCCTGGTGATTCCTATATGAATAAAAATTTAGATCAGAAATTGTTACATAAATCATTCACCTAAATAATGTCGGCAAGAAAATGATAACACACCTAATAGAAATCAGTAGTTCAACAACATGATTGTGGACAGTTTTACGAATTCTCTTGCAATATACACAATAGTTAGTTGCAGTGTGGGCTCACTACTAGAAACCTCATGCAAAAAGTACTTTCTTCCTttattttttcttcacatctccctcagaagtgccaaaacaaaaCATTGGTCCGAAAGTTGATTCTGCCCGATGAGAAGTTACACATTTCACAATCAAGATCTTGACACCAACACAGaagtaaaaaaaatgataaagaTATTACATTTTGTAAATAGTGTTTGTTTTATTGTTTACCATATACAACTCATTAGTTtttcaatctcatgaattgtaTGACTCACAAACTTGATGGTCATCCATAATTTGATACACAATAGATTTAAATGGGATTAAGATTTCCAATTCATTGCAACCAAAACACATAGTTGAGTCTTTCCAGTGTAGATGCAAAAACTATAAATGTGAACTGTCTACTCTAAATATTGCAGTTTTAATAATTATAGACAAAATTAATCTCTCTTAAGGCTCTATCCTGTCATCCACAATTTCTAGCTACAATCTTCCCACTGAACAAGCGTAGTACCTGCTTACTTTCTCCTCTATCTAATTTGTATATTCTCAGGAAGAATTTCCGATGGTTCATGAAGTGGAACTTTCAGCATTCATCCCATAATCAAGAAACAATGAACTCACAGAGTAATGCTTTTTTATGCATGCAAGCAAGCTTCTTGTACGAGAACTTTTAATGATTTAACACCATGAGCCAACTCAACCAAGAGAAGATCAGTAAAGCAGAATAATGAAACTAGTACAAGGTATTGACATCCAGCAAGTATTTTAATCCTCATTATACAAATACTTTAATAACTATGCTGCATTTTAATAACCGACACCACAACAAACTTCCATGTGCCACAAGCTGAAAATAACTGGtcaagaaaaataaatgaaaCAAGACAGGATACACAAATAATGATGTTATTAATCAGGCTACAGAAAGTGGAGTCTTGAATCTTAATCGATCTTAGCATtcaaaaaacacaaaaaacaaTCATTAAAAACCACAAACAagtaaatttaaatgaaaaagaaCTTGCATACAACTTCAATCAACCCATAATTTCGTATGTTGCATAAACCGGAACATGCAATGTAAAAAGATCATAAGCTCACCATCAATTCCAAATATGGTCTTTGCAAGAGGTGAACCCATAGCAGAACGTGCATTGGGGAAGTCTGCACTGCCAGCCTTCATGACCGGCTTCCCAGGATAGAACATGAGGGATGAAGGGTTAGGAGTTGATTGTGTTTGGATGAACATACTCCTCCTCTGCCCTGTCCAAAGCAATTGTCATATCATACTCACATCACCATCACCATAGCAATCACGAACAAAACCGGCACTACTACTACACTTACAGAACCTATCCCAACACGGCTAATTcaagcaaatacaataaataaatacgGGTGAAAAATAACATCGAGCTTCACATTATATCCTCAAAAGATACAGCTCGCACTATTTTCTCGTCCAGCACAATTTTCACCCAGTATCTCAAAAAACCCAACTTTTTTgcataaatctaaaaattaTGCTTTCTTAACCTAAATGGATAAGTATCATCTACTCGGCCGCCCCTAGTCTAAACGGCCGACTCTTCCTGCTCAGGAATAAAATCAAACACTAGGCGCATTAAGAACATAAGAGTTGATATTACGAATCAAACCTTGTAAATAATTCCGTTGGCAGAGATGCATAGAATAACTCAACGATTTTGAATCGAATAAGCAAggagaagaagatgatgagagcaGGCGACGAAACATGCATGATCCTCTAGCTGAAAATTGTGAATTGTAGGGTTTGGACGATAGCACGCCATTGTTCCTGCTAGAGAGAATCGCTCGATATACAAATCTTCCGAGATTTTTCATCGTTAATCTCCCTATTTCTTCAGATTCCTTATTGCGGTGTTGATTAAATTGGCACGCCAAAGCTGAATAGCATCAAACTGTGTTTTTTCGAAGAAACTGTGTTTCACAACTTATTAGCAAAGGAGCAGTGTTttgagtaattatttaaaattattgttataatataataaatatatttaaattttaaatattattatccaagaattattaattattatatcgAATATCGTGTTAAATTGACTTATTTTTTTCGTTAAATTAAAttgttattaataaaaaaatagaaaaaaatatatttaaaaatcatatattattttgtttttcaaaattttaacttaaaatcatgggcttgcttgttttatttattttattttattttatgttatttttcatttttgttttattttggcGAGCTTCAGGGCCTATTGTACTTACCTTTTTATACAAATCTATATTTCCCTATTATTACCAAATTAAGGACTAGTTGCCATGACGTTGCTTCATCGTAAACTAAATATTATTAAAGGCCTTGTTTTTACAGCCTGATTattcatcatttttaattttcaaagcAGTTGGGACTACTTCCACTCTGCTGTCAACTGTGGTTCCTTTCACGACTATTTCTGATTCGATTGATTCCCCGATCACAAATACAATGTACCAATTTACTGGTTTATTTCCTGTAGACGAGGGTATACGGAGCAAACTGGCATGACAGTAACTTTAAGGGTACTTTttaatttcatgttttgaaagaaaaaaatcacTTCCTTGGCCGGTGAGTGGTGAAATAGTCGGTGAAGAATCGGGAatcgtttattttttttaacataagcAATGATCATCTCACATCAGAAAGTAGCAAAATTTGCAATCCAACCCGGACTATTCGACCCCGAAAAACCAGACCCTACTACATCCACCATCAGCTACTCCATGAAGGCTAAGAATGACTGAAACTAAACAAGTGGTTTCGTTCATTCCGAAACTGCAATTAACTTCTTACGAGCACAGCAACAAGGTCGGTTAAACCTCAACAAACTCAAAAGAAGGCCACAGAAAATGCTACTATAAAATCAAGAAGTATTGTTTATCAAGCGTCCTCTTATGTCACACACAGCAATGAATACATAAAAGTACGGTCAATTACACTGCACCATGGCTTCACATTTGAAGTCGTACCCATCTGACTAGAACAATCACTCTTGATCCACACTTTTTGCCCTCCAAAACTTTAACTACTTGTGAAAAATATGAAACTGCAACAAAATGGTACCTTTGTTTCAAGAACAAGGTTAAGATTTAGAAGATCAAATGGAACTCCAGCAGCTAACATCTTCGTATGGATATTTGTCTGTTAGTGGCAAGTAGCAACCCTTCTGAAAAATACAACTATACCATTGATGTGTTCACTTCTTCCTGTTCTTATTTCTATTTACTTTTATAAACTTTCGAGTTGACTTGTCACCACCACCGCTGCCCAATGAGAAACTGCCACCCGATCCCTGAAATGGGGATGGGTTCTGTGAAGCAACTTGATTTTCTTGTCCGCCAAATAAGAAGGGATTCGCTGGTGATGCAGCTGTTGATTCAAACATGAAGCCAGAGGGAGATGGGGAGACAGCTGGTTGACCAAATTGGGGAATAGAAGGGGCGGAATACTGCACCGGATCCTCGGCCATGCTATCGTCTGTATTCATTTGGTCACCATTTCCTGGAGAAGCTGCAGAACTAGAAGGTTCGTTTCCAAACACTGGTTGTGTAATATTAGGAGGCGGTGAAGACATGGCTGGATAATTAGCAGCAAATGAAAAATTGGGACTGGATGAATTAAAAGCTGAGGAAGTAGCACTCGTAGGAGCAAAGGTAGCTGAAGATGCACCAAATGAAAATCCCGTAAATGGAGAAGTAGAACCAAATACATTAGAAGGGGCGGTATTGGAGCTTAAGAAGTTACAAGCTGAAGAGGGAGCCGAAGAGCTAGCACCTAACTTAAATATGTCAGAAGCACCACTGCTGAAAGAGCTAGCAGTGTTAGGGACTGAAGAGGGAGCCAAAGAGCTAGCACCAAACTTAAATATCCCAGAGGCACCACTGCTGAAAGAGCTAGCAGTGTTAGAGACTGAAGAAGGAGCCGAAGAGCTAGCACCAAACTTAAATATCCCAGAAGCACCACTGCTGAAAGAGCTAGTGGTATTAGGGACTGAAGTCATAACAGAACTCCCACCTAGTCTGAATAGACTATTTGCTGGCTCACTACTGGAAGTAACAGCAACGGAATCTGATAAAGAGGCTGAAGAATTAAAGCTAAAAGTTTGGTGTTGAGCAGCAAACTGAGAATTGGACGAGGAAGTGCCAAAAGAAATACTGCTATTCATACTTGAGGATGGTACTAATACAGATGAAACAGATTGAGTCGATGTGATTTGTGAAACAGTTTCAACACCAGACACCAAAAATGTATTGGCACCAGCAAAAGGAGAACGTTGAAGATCATGCGCACCTGAATAACTGGCTGAAATATCAAGTCCTGAAGCGACAGTTCCAGAGTTGGCAGCATCGAATGAGTCAACAGCAGAATGCTTTCCACTTGAGCAGCTGATATTTGGTTCTTTCTGAGCTTTGGTTTTCAAATCAACTAATGCTGAATCATTGGCAGCTTGTGCTGCTGAAACTGTAGTGCTTGGATCTACCAAGGCACCAAAAGTGGCAACAGGTCCACCAGACACTGAAGGTGCCACATTTGACCCAAAAGAGCTACCACTGATAGCGGCTGAAGATCTAGCGCCATTCCCAGTAGAGCCAAAGCTTGCAATGCTGGTCGAAGGGTTAAATAAACTAGATTTAGCTGTGGATATTTGATTGGCAGCACAAGAAGAAACTGCAGTCAATGACGCTGCAGGGGAACTTAAAACAAGTGGCCCATTCAATGCAGAGGATGGTACAGTTTGTGCTTTTCCATTTGCATCTCCAGCCTTCAGTGGATGCAGAAGACCACTATGATCTGACTTTGGAATTACAAACTGTGAGCCAGTTGCAGAAGGAAGAACATTAACCAGGCTGCACATGCAGGTACCAAGATTAAAACAACGATAATATGACGTGCTAGTGttaaactgaaaaataaaaaccaCTTTAGCCTAGTTTTAGCTCAAATATTTCTAATTCAAAAAACCATAATTTACCAATCAGGTTGTATATAATGCGGCATCagtacccataaactttaaagCTAACCAATTAACCAAATGGGATATTGCAGTTTGTTAGCCAAGCTGGGGATGGCATCATCATTTAATAGAAGGTTACCATAAGTAAGAGCCAGGCAATAGTAATTTATCTTCAAGTAAGGATGGCTTACTTCTGGCATGGTAACATCATTTAATAGAACGATACTCTAACATAGTTACCAGTAAATGAGAGCCAGGTGATATTAATTTAATGCTTCGAGAAAGGTTGACTTATTTCTCCCACAGGGCATTCAGTTCCATGCCCAAAAATTGATACGACAAGATAAAAGTCTCAAACTGAAGTTGGAAAATTCATCGAATACAGGCTTATCGATCATTTGAGCCACTCTCAGCCCAATAATTGCAAATTCAAAGGTCAGGGAAAAAGCGGATAAAAATAGACATATATAAGCAGAGCATATCCAAATTCCTCGTACTAAAAGTGCATGTCATGAGCACAGGAAGAAAAGATAATAAATTGCTTTCACAGACTAACCTGCTGGAGCTTTCCAATTTCAATACCGTCGTTCTGTTGCTTGATCCAGAAGGCAAGGAGGGCAATTCATCCACGGTTCTAGAGCTAAAGAGAGACGAGGGAGGTAAATCCTTGGTTCCCTTTAGTTTCCCAAACAAATCAACTGAATGAGGATCAAATTCAGATTGGACAGCTGCACTTAAAGGAGGGAAAACGGTGCCACCATTTCCTAGTCCAATCATGTGCCCACCAAGAGTACCACTTTCAGTTGTTTTGTTTGAAATATGACCTGAAGGTACCATAGCTTTTGGTTGATTATTAGCTTTCAGAAGTATGGGTTCTTTGGTAATTGAGGCATCATTGTCAACAAAACGAGTTTCATTTGGTCTTTTTCCTTCAGCCAATGGTCCAGATGCAGCCTCATAACAATTTACGCCATCATCCTGAATCATTAAGAAAGCCATAAAACAAATGATCGTAATTTTGATTTAATGAATGTAAAAGAAAAAGAAGCTTATTTATGATTTCAGCTGTTGAACATGATAGATTTTAACCAAGGCGGATAAATATGCACAGTGGACGTGACATGCACCAGAGAGATATTGCACTAAATATCTCTGATTGCTGCTACATCATCCAATTCAAATGATGCtaaaaagaataaataaaactaAGTAGATTAATTAATGCATAAGTTAAAGAAACACTCAAACACCTACCTCTTGCGCATCCATCCTAAAAGCTCTCTCCTCAAGAGGAGGTTGAGCTAACACCCCATTTTTAACAATAGAATGAACGGTTTTACTACTAGGCCCAGGAGCTTTTAAGGACTCCACAATATCATTCTTCATTACAGCATTCAACAGTTCAGCACGCATAACAGGATTTTCAGTGGAAGTTTGTTCTGCATTTCCAGACTTTTGAACCGTAGAATCCCAAGCACCAGGTAGAGTTGCAGTGGACTGTATCCTCCATTTTTTGTCCATCTTGAAAATTCAGAAGATACTGCGGGGAAACAACATCCTCCTTGATCTTTACAGCTTGTCCGCCAAGCATACTGGGTGTCAATCTAAGAGGGGATTTATCCCGCAACTTAACTAACTTGGACTCTGGTGACTTTTCCTTTGGAGTCAACTTTTCAAGATGCTGCAAAATTCTAGCAGCCACCTCACTGGATCTGGAAGGGACATGGGTATAACTCGCACTCGGGTTGCTGTCATCCTGATTCTCCCCAACAGTTTTTGAGACACTACTCTTTGGTTTAACAATTACTGGGAGCTTCTGTTTTGAAGACACAAGCACAGATTCAAAACCACTTTCCGTTCCACTGGCAGTAACAGAAGTTTTAGAAGCTAATAGGTTGGGTTTCTGTCTGATTCTCCGAACGGGCCCAACAAATCCAAGATCGTCATCTAACACTGAATTCTTCCGCTTTAACGCCTGATATACAATATTGACaactttataaataaaaataatatactcAAGAAGTAAGAATCTAAACTCCCTAAGTTATATAATTACATGTCCATGCATA
The sequence above is a segment of the Primulina tabacum isolate GXHZ01 chromosome 6, ASM2559414v2, whole genome shotgun sequence genome. Coding sequences within it:
- the LOC142548827 gene encoding nifU-like protein 4, mitochondrial gives rise to the protein MKNLGRFVYRAILSSRNNGVLSSKPYNSQFSARGSCMFRRLLSSSSSPCLFDSKSLSYSMHLCQRNYLQGQRRSMFIQTQSTPNPSSLMFYPGKPVMKAGSADFPNARSAMGSPLAKTIFGIDGITRVFFGSDFVTVTKSEDNSWDFLKPQIFAAIMDFYSSEQPLILDSNTAASMDTAIHEDDSETVAMIKELLETRIRPAVQDDGGDIEYVGFDTDTGIVKLRMQGACSGCPSSSVTLKSGIENMLMHYVPEVKGVEQELDAEEEDVALTGAPNE
- the LOC142548381 gene encoding LOW QUALITY PROTEIN: uncharacterized protein LOC142548381 (The sequence of the model RefSeq protein was modified relative to this genomic sequence to represent the inferred CDS: deleted 1 base in 1 codon), with the protein product MATSGEGEATAAAANTSGAGGKFRKIPFGRGHRPTTPYDRPPTYARGINSHNNGSNNSGSLFTKLVVDPASKFINYGAHRFFGSVFRKTLPPTPPQPTEVNGDLIDEPHAVVSNVSLIQCSSGISELEQLLKQKTFSRSEVDHLIELLQSRAVESSFRVESQRTEKVVSDSGRHPFVSGPLEENIYEGDRSQGVMSTPVINSKVIEDDLASPAELAKAYMGSRPSKMSPSMLGTRSLSEIGFVTPKSRGRLAIYSMARTPHSRVHPHSVQKGFRLTNNDNTGPSMPSYHSLVEQSEKFESKPLALKRKNSVLDDDLGFVGPVRRIRQKPNLLASKTSVTASGTESGFESVLVSSKQKLPVIVKPKSSVSKTVGENQDDSNPSASYTHVPSRSSEVAARILQHLEKLTPKEKSPESKLVKLRDKSPLRLTPSMLGGQAVKIKEDVVSPQYLLNFQDGQKMEDTVHATLPGAWDSTVQKSGNAEQTSTENPVMRAELLNAVMKNDIVESLKAPGPSSKTVHSIVKNGVLAQPPLEERAFRMDAQEDDGVNCYEAASGPLAEGKRPNETRFVDNDASITKEPILLKANNQPKAMVPSGHISNKTTESGTLGGHMIGLGNGGTVFPPLSAAVQSEFDPHSVDLFGKLKGTKDLPPSSLFSSRTVDELPSLPSGSSNRTTVLKLESSSSLVNVLPSATGSQFVIPKSDHSGLLHPLKAGDANGKAQTVPSSALNGPLVLSSPAASLTAVSSCAANQISTAKSSLFNPSTSIASFGSTGNGARSSAAISGSSFGSNVAPSVSGGPVATFGALVDPSTTVSAAQAANDSALVDLKTKAQKEPNISCSSGKHSAVDSFDAANSGTVASGLDISASYSGAHDLQRSPFAGANTFLVSGVETVSQITSTQSVSSVLVPSSSMNSSISFGTSSSNSQFAAQHQTFSFNSSASLSDSVAVTSSSEPANSLFRLGGSSVMTSVPNTTSSFSSGASGIFKFGASSSAPSSVSNTASSFSSGASGIFKFGASSLAPSSVPNTASSFSSGASDIFKLGASSSAPSSACNFLSSNTAPSNVFGSTSPFTGFSFGASSATFAPTSATSSAFNSSSPNFSFAANYPAMSSPPPNITQPVFGNEPSSSAASPGNGDQMNTDDSMAEDPVQYSAPSIPQFGQPAVSPSPSGFMFESTAASPANPFLFGGQENQVASQNPSPFQGSGGSFSLGSGGGDKSTRKFIKVNRNKNRKK